In the genome of Bradyrhizobium arachidis, one region contains:
- a CDS encoding winged helix-turn-helix transcriptional regulator, which produces MGKKAASGNVRGSRTGRPIMALLDLLGRRWSLRILWELRDVPLTSRSLRTACDEASPTVLQARLTELREAGFVELGEGGGYGLTPLGRELCETFMPLHRFAERWKR; this is translated from the coding sequence ATGGGGAAAAAGGCAGCATCAGGGAATGTCCGCGGCTCGCGCACCGGGCGGCCGATCATGGCCTTGCTCGATCTGCTCGGCCGGCGCTGGAGCCTGCGGATCCTCTGGGAATTGCGCGATGTCCCGCTCACCTCACGCAGCTTGCGCACGGCCTGCGACGAGGCCTCGCCGACGGTGCTGCAGGCGCGGCTGACGGAGCTGCGCGAGGCGGGTTTCGTGGAGCTCGGCGAAGGCGGCGGTTACGGGCTGACACCGCTCGGGCGGGAGTTGTGCGAGACATTCATGCCGCTGCACCGGTTTGCGGAGCGGTGGAAGAGGTAG
- a CDS encoding SPFH domain-containing protein, which yields MSGFDIFAIVLVLLVIATLLAGVKTVPQGYDWTIERFGKYTQTLSPGLNLIVPYFDRVGRKINMMEQVIDIPEQEVITKDNATVTVDGVAFFQVFDAAKASYEVANLTQAITVLTMTNIRSVMGSMDLDQVLSHRDEINERLLRVVDAAVSPWGVKVNRIEIKDIVPPADLVEAMGRQMKAERVKRADILAAEGQRQSEILRAEGAKQGQILQAEGRREAAFRDAEARERLAEAEAKATLAVSEAIGKGDVAALNYFIADKYIKAFGQFADAPNQKIIMLPMEATSMLGSLAGIGEIAKATFGESAASATAAARRGGSVPSSGPTPPAVPPQ from the coding sequence ATGAGCGGCTTCGACATTTTCGCGATTGTTCTGGTGTTGCTCGTCATCGCCACGCTGCTGGCCGGCGTGAAGACGGTGCCGCAGGGCTATGACTGGACCATCGAGCGGTTCGGCAAATACACGCAGACGCTGAGCCCCGGGCTCAACCTGATCGTGCCCTATTTCGATCGCGTCGGGCGCAAGATCAACATGATGGAGCAGGTGATCGACATTCCCGAGCAGGAGGTCATCACCAAGGACAATGCCACCGTGACGGTGGACGGCGTGGCTTTCTTTCAGGTGTTCGACGCGGCGAAGGCGAGCTACGAGGTCGCCAACCTCACCCAGGCGATCACGGTTCTGACCATGACCAACATCCGCTCGGTGATGGGCTCGATGGATCTGGACCAGGTGCTGTCGCATCGCGACGAGATCAACGAGCGCCTGTTGCGCGTCGTCGACGCTGCGGTCTCGCCCTGGGGCGTCAAGGTCAACCGCATCGAGATCAAGGACATCGTGCCGCCCGCCGATCTCGTCGAGGCGATGGGCCGGCAGATGAAGGCCGAGCGCGTCAAGCGCGCCGACATTCTCGCCGCCGAGGGCCAGCGCCAGTCCGAGATCCTGCGCGCCGAGGGCGCCAAGCAGGGCCAGATTCTCCAGGCCGAGGGCCGCCGCGAGGCCGCCTTCCGCGACGCCGAGGCGCGCGAGCGCCTCGCCGAGGCCGAAGCCAAGGCGACGCTGGCGGTGTCGGAAGCCATCGGCAAGGGCGACGTCGCCGCGCTGAACTATTTCATCGCCGACAAGTATATCAAGGCGTTCGGCCAGTTCGCGGACGCGCCGAACCAGAAGATCATCATGCTGCCGATGGAAGCGACCAGCATGCTCGGCTCGCTCGCCGGCATCGGCGAGATCGCCAAGGCGACGTTCGGGGAGAGTGCCGCATCGGCTACGGCCGCGGCCCGTCGCGGCGGTTCGGTGCCGTCGTCAGGCCCGACGCCGCCGGCCGTGCCGCCGCAGTAG
- a CDS encoding alpha/beta hydrolase: MTLVSIPSNPVPEDCVSGTIKTSDGVELRFARWAPPANRKGTVCVFTGRSEQIEKYFETVRDLRDRGFAVAMIDWRGQGHSARRLRDPRKGYVRDFADFETDVEAFVQQVVLPDCPPPFFALAHSMGGTVLLRVAHAGKRWFDRMVLSAPMIDLPGRTTSFPVRALLKTMRLLGQGGRYVPGGSDRLTGLDPFINNPVTSDPVRYARNAAILEEDPTLGLASPTVAWADTAFRAMHTFKGMNYPSEIRQPILMLAASNDTVVSTAAIEEFAYHLRAGSHLVIAGAKHEILQEQDRYRSQFWAAFDAFVPGTPLFG; this comes from the coding sequence ATGACGCTGGTCTCGATTCCGTCCAACCCCGTTCCCGAAGACTGCGTCAGCGGCACGATCAAGACGTCCGACGGCGTCGAGCTGCGCTTTGCGCGCTGGGCTCCGCCGGCGAACCGCAAGGGCACGGTCTGCGTCTTCACCGGGCGCAGCGAGCAGATCGAGAAATATTTCGAGACCGTGCGCGACCTGCGCGACCGCGGCTTTGCGGTGGCGATGATCGACTGGCGCGGCCAGGGTCATTCCGCGCGCCGCCTGCGCGATCCGCGCAAGGGCTATGTGCGCGACTTCGCCGATTTCGAAACCGACGTCGAGGCCTTCGTGCAGCAGGTGGTGCTGCCGGACTGTCCGCCGCCGTTCTTCGCGCTCGCCCACTCCATGGGCGGCACCGTGCTGCTGCGGGTGGCGCATGCGGGCAAGCGCTGGTTCGACCGCATGGTGCTGTCGGCGCCGATGATCGACCTGCCCGGCCGCACCACCTCGTTTCCGGTGCGCGCGCTGCTCAAGACGATGCGCCTGCTCGGGCAGGGCGGCCGCTACGTTCCCGGCGGCAGCGACCGCCTCACCGGGCTCGATCCCTTCATCAACAATCCCGTGACGAGCGATCCCGTACGCTATGCGCGCAATGCCGCGATCCTGGAGGAGGACCCGACGCTGGGGCTGGCCTCGCCAACGGTGGCCTGGGCCGACACCGCGTTCCGCGCGATGCACACCTTCAAGGGCATGAACTACCCCTCCGAGATCCGCCAGCCGATCCTGATGCTGGCCGCTTCGAATGACACCGTGGTCTCGACCGCGGCAATCGAGGAGTTCGCCTACCATCTGCGGGCCGGCTCGCATCTCGTGATCGCCGGGGCCAAGCACGAGATCCTGCAGGAACAGGACCGCTACCGCTCGCAGTTCTGGGCCGCCTTCGACGCCTTCGTGCCGGGCACGCCGCTGTTCGGGTGA
- a CDS encoding ABC transporter substrate-binding protein yields the protein MSRRDCLALLGMTAALPTAVLAQQPNATRRLGVLSVIAGDEVIGQTRLAEALATHGWKEQDNLRVDWRSGAGDRARIARLADELIALKPDVLLALGTPSVEELRQRTTTIPIVFAVVTDPVSQGFVKNLAHPGGNITGFTDYDGPLAGKWLEMLTQVTPRVSRVFVVYNPATAPFAPLMLRTVEEAARTLHVTVEPAPIHDAAAIASLAARKEGGFLVLPDFFTMANRMQLLAAISEAHVPAVFWSRTFVDDGGLMSYSTDSAEQLRRAASYIDRILKGAQAADLPVQNPTKFELAINLRTARAIGVTVAPGLIALANDVIE from the coding sequence GTGAGTCGCCGCGACTGTCTGGCGCTTCTCGGGATGACCGCCGCGCTGCCGACCGCAGTGCTGGCGCAGCAGCCGAACGCAACGCGCCGGCTCGGCGTGCTGTCGGTCATTGCGGGCGATGAGGTGATCGGCCAGACACGCCTGGCCGAGGCGCTCGCCACCCATGGCTGGAAGGAGCAGGATAATCTGAGGGTCGACTGGCGCAGCGGCGCCGGAGATCGCGCGCGCATCGCCCGGCTTGCCGACGAGCTGATCGCGCTCAAGCCCGACGTCCTGCTCGCGCTTGGCACGCCCTCCGTCGAGGAACTGCGTCAGCGCACCACGACGATCCCGATCGTGTTCGCCGTCGTCACCGATCCCGTCAGCCAGGGCTTTGTCAAAAACCTTGCCCATCCCGGCGGCAACATCACCGGCTTCACTGATTACGACGGCCCGCTCGCCGGCAAATGGCTGGAGATGCTGACTCAGGTCACGCCCAGGGTGTCCCGCGTCTTCGTCGTCTACAACCCCGCCACCGCGCCGTTCGCGCCCCTGATGCTGCGCACGGTCGAGGAGGCGGCTCGGACCCTGCACGTGACGGTCGAGCCCGCGCCGATCCATGATGCCGCCGCGATCGCGTCGCTGGCCGCGCGCAAGGAGGGCGGCTTTCTGGTGCTGCCCGATTTCTTCACCATGGCCAATCGGATGCAGCTCCTGGCGGCGATCAGCGAAGCGCACGTGCCGGCGGTGTTCTGGAGCCGCACCTTCGTCGACGACGGCGGGCTGATGTCCTACAGCACTGACAGTGCCGAGCAGTTGCGGCGCGCGGCGTCCTATATCGACCGCATCCTCAAGGGCGCGCAGGCGGCCGACCTCCCGGTTCAGAACCCCACAAAGTTCGAGCTCGCGATCAACCTCAGGACCGCGAGGGCGATCGGCGTCACGGTTGCTCCGGGCCTCATCGCACTCGCGAACGACGTCATCGAATGA
- a CDS encoding carboxymuconolactone decarboxylase family protein, producing the protein MSEVTPRIAALEAPYPPEIQAQFNRIMRGAPPLLLFRVMAGHTRAWDKFRAGGLLDPGPLSLRQREIVIDRTCALTRCEYEWGVHVAIFAGPARLTEDEIRATVQGDAASLCWSPAEQALIAAVDALHQHATLSDDEFAALSAHYDAAQILEIMLLCGFYRTVSYLANGLKLPLEENAARFPQ; encoded by the coding sequence ATGTCCGAGGTCACACCGCGCATTGCGGCGCTGGAGGCGCCTTATCCACCGGAGATCCAGGCGCAGTTCAACCGCATCATGCGCGGGGCGCCGCCGCTGCTGCTGTTCCGGGTGATGGCGGGCCACACCCGCGCCTGGGACAAGTTCCGCGCCGGCGGGCTTCTTGATCCGGGTCCGCTGTCCTTGCGCCAGCGCGAGATCGTGATCGATCGCACCTGCGCGCTGACCCGATGCGAATATGAATGGGGCGTGCATGTCGCGATCTTTGCCGGCCCGGCGCGGCTCACTGAGGACGAGATTCGCGCCACCGTGCAAGGCGATGCAGCCTCGCTGTGCTGGTCGCCGGCCGAGCAGGCGCTGATCGCGGCGGTCGATGCGCTGCATCAGCACGCGACCTTGAGTGACGACGAATTCGCCGCGCTCTCGGCGCATTACGATGCGGCGCAGATTCTCGAGATCATGCTTCTGTGCGGCTTCTACCGCACGGTGTCCTATCTGGCGAACGGGCTGAAGCTGCCGCTGGAAGAGAACGCGGCGCGGTTTCCGCAATAG
- the gltB gene encoding glutamate synthase large subunit: MNGSQFERANIVAEQLSATVASKPADPIQEHNSRPAAEGLYDPSLEKDSCGVGFIANIKGKKSHEIVSDALSILCNLEHRGAVGADPRAGDGAGILVQIPHAFFSRKAKELGFALPAPGEYAIGALFMPRDTAWRNVIKSIIADQIKEEGLTLLGWRDVPTDNSSLGVTVKPTEPACMQVFIGRNGVAKTEDDFERRLYILRKSISQAIYQRRDRGLAGYYPCSMSCRTVIYKGMFLADQLGKYYPDLHEKDFESALALVHQRFSTNTFPAWSLAHPYRMIAHNGEINTLRGNTNWMAARQASVSSELYGKDINRLWPISYEGQSDTACFDNALEFLVQGGYSLPHAVMMMIPEAWAGNPLMDEKRRAFYEYHAALMEPWDGPAAIAFTDGRQIGATLDRNGLRPARYLVTKDDRIVMASEMGVLTIPEDQIITKWRLQPGKMLLVDLEQGRLIPDDEIKAELAKSHPYKEWLERTQIVLEELPKVPTTGVRSNLSLLDRQQAFGYSQEDITILMTPMAATGEEAAGSMGNDTPISALSDKAKPLFTYFKQNFAQVTNPPIDPIREELVMSLVSIIGPRPNLFDLQGMATTKRLEVRQPILTDADLEKIRSISDVAESHFKSRTLDTTFHAGLGAAGMDQVLDELCARAESAVREGVNIIILSDRMVGTDRVPIPALLACAAVHHHLIRVGLRTSVGLVVESGEPREVHHFACLAGYGAEAINPYLAFETIIAMKDRLPGSLDDYEIVKRYIKSIGKGLLKVMSKMGISTYQSYCGAQIFDAVGLKADFVSKFFAGTHTRVEGVGLAEIAEEAVRRHADAFGEAQVYKTSLDVGGEYAYRSRGEDHAWTAESVSLLQHAARGNSQERYRAFAKILNEQSERLLTLRGLFRIKNADEEKRKPVPLDQVEPAKDIVKRFATGAMSFGSISREAHTTLAIAMNRIGGKSNTGEGGEEADRFKPMPNGDSMRSAIKQVASGRFGVTTEYLVNSDMMQIKMAQGAKPGEGGQLPGHKVDATIAKVRHSTPGVGLISPPPHHDIYSIEDLAQLIYDLKNVNPTGDVSVKLVSEIGVGTVAAGVAKARADHVTIAGFEGGTGASPLTSIKHAGSPWEIGLAETHQTLVRERLRSRIVVQVDGGFRTGRDVVIGALLGADEFGFATAPLIAAGCIMMRKCHLNTCPVGVATQDPVLRKRFTGQPEHVINYFFFVAEEVREIMASLGFRTFNEMIGQVQLLDQTRLVAHWKAKGLDFSKLFVKQKEEKGQKIYHSERQNHHLEAVLDRALIEKATPALDRGAPVKIEATINSTNRSAGAMLSGAVAKIYGHAGLPHDTIHVGLKGTAGQAFGAWLAHGVTFELEGEANDYVGKGLSGGKIIVKPPRNGGIVPEESIIVGNTVMYGAIEGECYFRGIAGERFAVRNSGAVAVVEGAGDHCCEYMTGGIVVVLGKTGRNFAAGMSGGIAYVLDETGDFDKLCNLSMVELEPVLSEELINAGTYNHAGDLEAHGRVDVFQNLLDSDVERLHVLITRHAKATGSRRAAEILANWKDWLPKFRKVMPVEYRRALREMAANADAEPKIAIGA; encoded by the coding sequence ATGAACGGGTCGCAATTCGAGCGCGCAAACATCGTGGCAGAACAGCTGTCGGCGACGGTCGCCTCGAAACCGGCCGATCCGATTCAGGAGCACAATTCCCGTCCGGCCGCTGAAGGCCTCTACGATCCGAGCCTGGAGAAGGACAGCTGCGGCGTCGGCTTCATCGCCAACATCAAGGGCAAGAAGTCCCACGAGATCGTCTCGGACGCGCTGAGCATCCTCTGCAATCTCGAGCATCGCGGCGCTGTCGGCGCCGACCCGCGCGCTGGTGACGGCGCCGGCATTCTGGTGCAGATCCCGCACGCCTTCTTCAGCCGCAAGGCCAAGGAGCTCGGCTTCGCGTTGCCGGCTCCGGGCGAATACGCCATCGGCGCGCTGTTCATGCCGCGCGACACCGCCTGGCGCAACGTCATCAAGAGCATCATCGCCGACCAGATCAAGGAAGAGGGGCTGACCCTGCTCGGCTGGCGCGACGTGCCGACCGACAATTCCTCGCTCGGCGTCACCGTGAAGCCGACCGAGCCCGCGTGCATGCAGGTGTTCATCGGCCGCAACGGCGTTGCCAAGACCGAGGACGATTTCGAGCGCCGGCTCTACATCCTGCGCAAGTCGATCTCGCAGGCGATCTACCAGCGCCGCGACCGCGGCCTTGCCGGCTACTATCCCTGCTCGATGTCCTGCCGCACCGTGATCTACAAGGGCATGTTCCTCGCCGACCAGCTCGGCAAGTACTATCCCGATTTGCACGAGAAGGACTTCGAGAGCGCGCTCGCGCTCGTTCACCAGCGCTTCTCGACCAACACCTTCCCGGCCTGGTCGCTGGCGCACCCGTACCGCATGATCGCGCATAACGGCGAGATCAACACGCTGCGCGGCAACACCAACTGGATGGCGGCGCGCCAGGCCTCGGTGAGCTCCGAGCTCTACGGCAAGGACATCAACCGCCTCTGGCCCATCTCTTATGAAGGCCAGTCCGACACGGCCTGCTTCGACAACGCGCTCGAATTCCTGGTGCAGGGCGGCTACTCGCTGCCGCACGCCGTCATGATGATGATTCCGGAGGCGTGGGCCGGCAATCCCCTGATGGATGAGAAGCGCCGCGCCTTCTACGAATATCATGCCGCGCTGATGGAGCCGTGGGACGGCCCCGCCGCGATCGCCTTCACCGACGGCCGCCAGATCGGCGCCACGCTCGACCGCAACGGCCTGCGGCCGGCGCGCTATCTCGTGACCAAGGACGACCGCATCGTGATGGCGTCCGAGATGGGCGTGCTGACGATCCCCGAGGATCAGATCATCACCAAGTGGCGCCTGCAGCCCGGCAAGATGCTGCTGGTCGATCTCGAGCAGGGCCGTCTCATCCCCGACGACGAGATCAAGGCCGAGCTCGCCAAGAGCCATCCCTACAAGGAGTGGTTGGAGCGGACCCAGATCGTGCTGGAGGAGCTGCCGAAGGTCCCGACCACCGGCGTGCGCTCGAACCTGTCGCTGCTCGATCGCCAGCAGGCGTTCGGCTACAGCCAGGAAGACATCACCATCCTGATGACGCCGATGGCGGCCACGGGCGAGGAGGCAGCCGGCTCGATGGGCAACGACACGCCGATCTCGGCGCTGTCGGACAAGGCCAAGCCGCTGTTCACCTACTTCAAGCAGAACTTCGCGCAGGTCACCAACCCGCCGATCGACCCGATCCGCGAGGAGCTGGTGATGAGCCTCGTCTCGATCATCGGGCCGCGGCCGAACCTGTTCGACCTGCAGGGCATGGCCACGACCAAGCGCCTCGAAGTGCGCCAGCCGATCCTGACCGACGCGGATCTCGAAAAGATCCGCTCGATCTCCGACGTCGCCGAATCGCACTTCAAGTCGCGCACGCTGGACACCACGTTCCACGCCGGTCTCGGCGCCGCCGGCATGGACCAGGTGCTCGATGAGCTCTGCGCGCGGGCCGAGAGCGCGGTGCGCGAGGGCGTCAACATCATCATCCTGTCCGACCGCATGGTCGGCACCGACCGCGTGCCGATCCCGGCACTGCTGGCCTGCGCCGCCGTGCATCATCATCTGATTCGCGTCGGACTGCGCACCTCGGTCGGTCTCGTCGTCGAATCCGGCGAGCCGCGCGAAGTGCATCACTTCGCGTGCCTTGCCGGCTACGGCGCCGAAGCGATCAATCCTTACCTCGCGTTCGAGACCATCATCGCGATGAAGGATCGCCTGCCCGGCTCGCTCGACGACTACGAGATCGTCAAGCGCTACATCAAGTCGATCGGCAAGGGCCTGCTCAAGGTGATGTCCAAGATGGGCATCTCGACCTACCAGTCCTATTGCGGCGCGCAGATTTTTGACGCGGTCGGCCTCAAGGCGGACTTCGTGTCGAAGTTCTTCGCGGGCACGCACACCCGTGTCGAAGGCGTTGGCCTTGCCGAGATCGCCGAGGAGGCCGTGCGCCGCCATGCCGACGCGTTCGGCGAGGCGCAGGTCTACAAGACCTCGCTCGATGTCGGCGGCGAATATGCCTATCGCAGCCGCGGTGAGGACCATGCCTGGACCGCCGAATCGGTGTCGCTGCTGCAGCACGCCGCGCGCGGCAATTCGCAGGAGCGCTATCGCGCCTTCGCCAAGATACTGAACGAGCAGTCGGAGCGCCTGCTGACGCTGCGCGGCCTGTTCCGGATCAAGAATGCGGACGAAGAGAAGCGCAAGCCCGTCCCGCTCGACCAGGTCGAGCCGGCCAAGGACATCGTCAAGCGCTTCGCCACCGGTGCGATGAGCTTCGGCTCGATCTCGCGCGAGGCCCACACCACGCTCGCGATCGCCATGAACCGGATCGGCGGCAAGTCGAACACCGGTGAAGGCGGCGAGGAAGCCGACCGCTTCAAGCCGATGCCGAACGGCGATTCCATGCGCTCGGCGATCAAGCAGGTCGCCTCGGGCCGTTTCGGCGTCACCACGGAGTATCTCGTCAACTCCGACATGATGCAGATCAAGATGGCGCAGGGTGCCAAGCCCGGCGAGGGCGGCCAGCTGCCCGGCCACAAGGTCGACGCGACCATCGCCAAGGTGCGGCACTCGACCCCGGGCGTCGGCCTGATCTCGCCGCCGCCGCATCACGACATCTACTCGATCGAGGACCTCGCGCAGCTCATCTACGACCTCAAGAACGTCAACCCGACGGGCGACGTCTCGGTCAAGCTGGTCTCCGAGATCGGCGTCGGCACGGTCGCCGCGGGCGTTGCCAAGGCGCGCGCCGACCATGTCACCATCGCGGGCTTCGAGGGCGGCACTGGCGCTTCACCGCTGACCTCGATCAAGCACGCCGGCTCGCCCTGGGAGATCGGCCTTGCCGAAACCCACCAGACCCTGGTGCGCGAGCGGCTGCGCAGCCGCATCGTGGTCCAGGTCGACGGCGGCTTCCGCACCGGGCGTGACGTCGTGATCGGCGCGCTGCTCGGGGCCGACGAGTTCGGCTTCGCCACTGCGCCCTTGATCGCGGCCGGCTGTATCATGATGCGCAAGTGCCATCTCAACACCTGCCCGGTCGGCGTCGCCACCCAGGACCCCGTCCTGCGCAAGCGCTTCACCGGCCAGCCCGAGCACGTGATCAACTACTTCTTCTTCGTCGCCGAGGAAGTCCGCGAGATCATGGCTTCGCTCGGCTTCCGCACCTTCAACGAGATGATCGGCCAGGTTCAGCTGCTCGACCAGACCAGGCTGGTCGCGCACTGGAAGGCCAAGGGCCTCGACTTCTCGAAGCTGTTCGTCAAGCAGAAGGAAGAGAAGGGCCAGAAGATCTATCACTCCGAGCGCCAGAACCATCATCTGGAAGCGGTGCTCGACCGCGCGCTGATCGAGAAGGCGACGCCTGCGCTCGACCGCGGCGCGCCGGTGAAGATCGAGGCCACGATCAACAGCACCAACCGCTCCGCCGGCGCGATGCTGTCGGGCGCGGTCGCCAAGATCTACGGCCATGCCGGCCTTCCGCACGACACCATCCATGTCGGCCTCAAGGGCACCGCCGGCCAGGCCTTCGGCGCCTGGCTCGCGCACGGCGTCACCTTCGAGCTCGAGGGCGAAGCCAACGACTATGTCGGCAAGGGCCTCTCCGGCGGCAAGATCATTGTCAAGCCGCCGCGGAACGGCGGTATCGTGCCGGAAGAGAGCATCATCGTCGGCAACACCGTGATGTATGGCGCGATCGAGGGCGAGTGCTACTTCCGCGGCATCGCCGGCGAGCGCTTCGCCGTGCGCAACTCGGGCGCGGTCGCCGTGGTCGAGGGCGCGGGCGATCATTGCTGCGAATACATGACCGGCGGCATCGTGGTCGTGCTCGGCAAGACCGGGCGCAATTTCGCGGCCGGCATGTCGGGCGGCATTGCCTATGTGCTGGACGAGACCGGCGACTTCGACAAGCTGTGCAACCTCAGCATGGTCGAGCTCGAGCCGGTCTTGTCGGAAGAGCTGATCAACGCCGGCACCTACAATCACGCCGGTGACCTCGAAGCGCACGGCCGGGTCGACGTGTTCCAGAACCTGCTCGATTCCGACGTCGAGCGTCTGCACGTCCTGATCACGCGCCATGCAAAAGCGACCGGCTCCAGGCGCGCCGCCGAGATCCTTGCCAATTGGAAGGACTGGCTGCCCAAATTCCGCAAGGTGATGCCGGTCGAGTACCGGCGCGCACTGCGCGAGATGGCCGCCAACGCGGACGCCGAGCCGAAGATCGCGATCGGGGCGTAA
- a CDS encoding Hsp20 family protein, which yields MRTYDLTPFYRSTVGFDRLFNLLDQAGSDGSPGYPPYNIERTGENAYRITVAVSGFSKDELSIVAKENTLTIKGEKVANENSKSEVLYRGIAARAFERAFQLADFVQVKDASLENGLLHVDLVREIPEAKKPRQIAINAAAPKAQVIENSAAQAA from the coding sequence ATGCGTACCTATGACCTCACCCCGTTTTATCGTTCCACCGTCGGCTTCGACCGCCTCTTCAACCTGCTCGACCAGGCCGGTTCGGACGGCAGCCCCGGTTATCCCCCCTATAACATCGAGCGTACCGGCGAGAATGCCTACCGCATCACCGTTGCGGTCTCCGGCTTCTCCAAGGACGAGCTCTCCATCGTCGCGAAGGAAAACACGCTGACGATCAAGGGCGAGAAAGTCGCCAACGAGAACAGCAAGTCCGAGGTGCTCTATCGCGGCATCGCGGCGCGTGCCTTCGAGCGCGCCTTCCAGCTTGCCGACTTCGTGCAGGTGAAGGATGCCTCGCTCGAGAACGGGCTGCTTCATGTCGATCTCGTGCGCGAGATTCCCGAAGCCAAGAAGCCGCGCCAGATCGCGATCAACGCCGCCGCGCCAAAGGCGCAGGTGATCGAGAACTCGGCCGCGCAAGCCGCCTGA
- a CDS encoding alpha/beta fold hydrolase: MSLWRSLFVAASLLAAPLSLAHAQTPQTVKAKNVVLVHGAWADGSSWSEVIPILQAAGLHVTAVQNPLSSLADSVEATKRALAEQDGPTVLVAHSWGGTVISQVGTDPKVTGLVYVAARAPDANEDFVALSKQFPTGPVRAGIVERDGYTKLSEESFLKYFANGVKPEQARELYAVQWPTAASIFAGRTTEAAWRSRPSWYAVSKNDYTINPDLERFLAKRMNATTVELDAGHLSLVSHPNEVANLIREAAGYPRS; encoded by the coding sequence ATGTCACTTTGGCGCAGCCTTTTCGTCGCCGCGAGCCTTTTGGCGGCTCCGCTCAGCCTCGCTCACGCGCAGACACCGCAAACCGTGAAGGCCAAGAACGTCGTGCTGGTGCACGGCGCCTGGGCTGACGGCTCGAGCTGGTCGGAAGTGATCCCGATCCTCCAGGCCGCCGGCCTCCATGTCACCGCCGTGCAGAACCCGCTGTCGTCGCTTGCGGACTCCGTCGAGGCAACCAAGCGCGCGCTGGCCGAGCAGGACGGGCCGACCGTGCTGGTCGCGCATTCCTGGGGCGGCACCGTGATCAGCCAGGTCGGCACTGATCCGAAGGTCACCGGCCTCGTCTATGTCGCGGCACGCGCGCCTGATGCGAACGAGGATTTCGTCGCGCTCTCGAAGCAGTTTCCGACCGGCCCGGTGCGCGCCGGTATCGTCGAGCGCGACGGCTACACCAAGCTGTCCGAAGAGTCATTCCTGAAGTACTTCGCCAACGGCGTGAAGCCGGAGCAGGCGAGGGAGCTCTACGCCGTGCAATGGCCGACGGCCGCCTCGATCTTCGCCGGCCGCACCACGGAAGCCGCGTGGCGCTCCAGGCCGAGCTGGTACGCAGTGTCGAAGAACGACTACACCATCAATCCCGATCTCGAACGCTTCCTCGCCAAGCGCATGAACGCCACCACCGTCGAGCTCGATGCCGGCCACCTCTCGCTGGTGTCGCATCCGAATGAGGTCGCGAATCTGATCCGGGAAGCCGCGGGGTATCCGCGGAGCTGA
- a CDS encoding NfeD family protein has protein sequence MTDMFASLGNWNWLIFGFILMALETIAPGVFLFWLGLAALLVGLVSFVVTMSWQIQLVMFAIFAAAAVPVWRRLARPKLDASASPFLNKRTEALLGREFTLEKPIIDGSGTVRIGDTVWRVAGPDTPAGTRVKVVQVDGANLTVAVT, from the coding sequence ATGACCGACATGTTCGCATCGCTCGGCAACTGGAATTGGCTGATCTTCGGCTTCATCCTGATGGCGCTGGAGACGATCGCGCCGGGCGTATTCCTGTTCTGGCTCGGGCTTGCGGCCTTGCTGGTGGGCCTGGTCTCATTCGTCGTCACGATGTCCTGGCAGATCCAGCTCGTGATGTTCGCGATCTTCGCGGCAGCGGCCGTGCCGGTGTGGCGGCGCCTCGCCCGTCCGAAGCTGGACGCCAGCGCCAGCCCCTTCCTCAACAAGCGCACCGAAGCGCTGCTCGGCCGCGAGTTCACGCTGGAGAAGCCGATCATCGACGGCTCCGGCACGGTCCGCATCGGCGACACCGTGTGGCGCGTCGCCGGCCCCGACACGCCGGCGGGAACGCGGGTGAAGGTGGTGCAGGTGGACGGCGCGAATTTGACCGTGGCGGTGACGTAG